The DNA segment AAAGGCGTTGTTTTTCCGAATCCTGCTTCGGAAATAGTAACAATACTTTATGAAAGTGAAATCCCATTACAGATTTCTATTTTTGACTTACAAGGTAGGCAAGTGCTTTCTCAGCCGTCAGATTTCAGTGAAAACAACAAGGCAATGCTAAATGTTTCAGCATTACAACAGGGAATGTATTTTATTACACTTCAGAATAACGAAGAACAAAATATCTTTACAACACGGTTATTAAAAAAATAAATTACTTTTTGACTGTAACGTCTGTAAAGTATAATTTAAAACTTCCTGTACTGTCTTTATGCATAGTTGCGATTTCTAAACCATTATAATTTTTATAATCCTCCCAAGTGGTTGCCATCGTTGCGACAGAGTCGTTTCCTTTGCGGTACACCCATTCTTTAATTTTGTAATCATTTCCGAAGTATAAATCATAGGCGTCACCAGGAGTATAACCGCCATCGTTACTGTATACAACGGTTAATTGGTTAAGCGTGTCTTTTGAAATTGGCGCAATAACATTCTTCTTTTCAGAAAAGGTCGTGCCTTCATCCCACATTAAATTGAAAGGAGCCAAGAGCCAATACTTATCATTAATAAAACCAGCGTCTGCTTTTTGAATGGTGCTATCCATTTTAGTTCGGGCATAGTTTACAGTATCTTTTTCTGAAACCATTTTTACTTTATCTTCTTTGGGCATCCACGTCCAAGAGCGTTGAAAATGTTGTTCGCTGCGATCCACATTGAAGGTGAACGATATTTCAGAAACGTCATCCCAGTTCTCAAAACCATTAGCATACGCAATGGCTTCTGCTGTTGTTGGGTTTTCAGGCATCTTTTCTTCTGAAGTCATTTCGGCTTCTTCATCAACATTGTTTGATTTTGCATCGTTTTTACAACTTATTAAACTAGCTGAAAGGAAAATAAAAAAGAATAGATTTTTCATATAAGGTTTACTTTCCGTAAAAATACAGAAACTTACTTTCACCACATAAATTTCGTATCTTTAATAAAAAGTACTTAATAAAGAATAATGGGTTTTACAATCTTAGACAACAAAGAAAAAAACGGTTTGAAGCAACCGTACAAAAACAAACTGTAATTGTAGATTATAAAATAGAGGGGAACACAATTTATTTAACTCGTGTGAAAGTGCCAACTGAGTTGGAAGGGCAGGGGATAGGATCTTCTATGGTAGAACAAGTTTTGCAAAAAATTGAGGCTAAAGATTTGAAGTTGGTACCTGTTTGCCCATTTGTAAAATATTATATTGACAAAAAACCAAAGTGGAATAAGCTATTAGGTTAACAAACAATAGCCCTTTCAAAATTTTGAAAGGGCTATTTTTATACGTCTAGATGGTTGAAGGTTAATCTACTGCATCTTCTACGTCATCCGCAACATCTTCAATTTCATCTCCTACTGACTTGTTTTCGCGGCAGCTAACAAAGCCGGTACTAAGTAATCCTGCGACAAAGAATAATAAAAATAATTTTCTCATAATGTAAATTTTTAAGGGTTAGTTTTTATTTATTTTAAACCTATTTAAGGTCTTCTGCCAGTGGCAAGGCGATATAATATACCAATTACTGCCAATACTAGTAAAATATGAATTAGGCTACCAACTGCATCGGGAAAACCGATATACCCAATAAGCCATCCAATAATTAATATTACTATGATAAGCCAAATTAAATCTCTCATAATGATTGTTTTTTTGTTAAGTTGGATTAAAGCTACAATAAAAAACGTGTAGTTTTAACTATTTAACCTCTGTTTAACGCGTGATGTTAACATTTTAAAAAACTAATTCATAAAATAATAGTTAATGTTTATTTATAGGCATAAAATATAATTGAATCGTCAAAAAAATGATTTTTTTATACCTTAGCTGAAATTGTATGTAAATGAATTTTCAAAAAGAGTTTAATACGAATAAAGAAACGTGGGATAAAAAGGTGGCTATCCACGCAAAGAGCGACTTTTATGATATAGAATCTTTTAAAAAAGGAAAGACTTCATTAAATAGCTTTGAACTAGTAGCTTTGGGAGATGTTTCAGGAAAATCATTATTGCATTTGCAATGTCATTTTGGGCAAGATACATTAAGTTGGAGTAGGATAGGAGCAAAATGTACTGGAGTAGATATATCAGAAGAAGCTATAAAACTTGCCCGAAATTTGAATAATGAAATTAATCAAAGTGCTCAATTTGTTTGCTGCAATGTGCTAGATGTTTCGAAACATATTTCTAAAAAATTTGACATTATTTATACAAGCTATGGTGTAATAGGTTGGTTGCCAGATTTAAAACCATGGGCACAAATGATAAGTGAACGACTAAAACCCGATGGGGTATTTTACATCGTTGAGTTTCATCCAATAGCGTGGATGTTCGATTACTTGCAAGAACCACCAGAGTTAAAGTATGGCTATCACCAGAAAGGAGTGATTTATGAAGAATATAAAGGAACGTATGCCGATGAAAATTCCGAAATAATAAGCAAAGAATATGGCTGGAATCACAGTTTGGGCGAAGTTGTCACTTCACTTGCTCAAGCCGGTTTAGAAATAGAGTTTTTACGAGAGCACGATGCTTCCCCATATAACATATTCCCTGGTTTAATAAAAGCAGAAAATCAACTTTACGAACTTCCTTCAAAATTATATCCGCTAATCTTTGAAGTAAAAGTCACAAAAAAAGGAGCTTGATTAGCTCCTTTTTAGTTCTTCTTTTTCAATTTTCTTAATGACTAGCGTCCTCTTTTAAAAGTTCCGGGAATTTTTTCTGAAACTTTTTTAAACGAGGTATAGAAACATTTTGGATATAGGGATTCTGCGGATTGTTTTTCTCATAATTTTGGTGATATCCTTCAGCATCCCAAAATTTTTGAAATGGTAATATTTGTGCAGCAACCTTCCCTTCACCTACTTCTTTTTCCAATTCGGTCACTTTATTTTCTATAATTTGTTTTTGCTCATCATTTTGATAAAAAATAATGCTTCGGTACTGTGAACCTCTGTCTGGACCTTGACCGTTTACTTGTTTTATGTTTTGAGAACCAAAATAAACATCTACCAATGTTTTAAATGAAACTACATCTGGGTTGTAAATTATCTCGACAGCTTCAGCATGACCAGTAGTTCCTGTGTTACTTGATTCGTAGGTTGGGTTTTTAGTATGCCCGCCGCTGTAGCCCGAAATAGATTCTTTTACGCCTTCTATGCTTTCATAAATAGCCTCTACGCACCAAAAACATCCGCTGGCAAAATAAGCGCGCTCCAAGCCATCTTGGGTTGCAACTTCAACTGGTTGTTGGCTTTTTTGAGCCATAGCTTCTGTTTCTTTATTCTTTTTGTTGGACTGACAGGATACCTGAAAGGATAACAACATGGCAGTAATAACTGCTAAAAAAATCTTATTCATAATGGTTTCTTTTTTTGGGTAAGTCGGTTTTGTTAAAAAATCCTTTCAAGAAAAGCAATAAAAAAAGCCCTCACATTGTATGAAGGCTTTTAAATTTTTAGTTGGAGTTGTTTATGAAACTTTAGTGAAAAGTTTATCCATTTTTTCTTTTTCTTCCTCTGCAAGAGCAGGATCTACTAAAATACGACCACTGTGCTCATCTGCAATGATTTTTTTTCTGGAAGCAATTTCCATTTGCACTTGAGGTGGAATTGTAAAGAAAGACCCGCCAGAAGCACCACGTTCTACCGCAACTACAGCTAAGCCATTTTTCACGCTAGTTCGAATACGTTTGTATGCTTTTACCAAACGTTCTTCAATTTTCTTTTCATACTTTTCAGACTCCTTGATAAGAGCTTTTTCCTCTTTTTCAGTTTCTGAAAGGATATCATCCAACTCACTTTGTTTGTGCTTTAGGTGATCTTTGCGTTCATCAAGTTGCTCTTTTGTCTTCTCGATTACTTCTTTTTTCTGCTCAATCTGTGCTTTAAACTCTTTTATGTGCTTATCAGATAATTGAATTTCCAGTTCTTGAAATTCTACCTCTTTGCTCAAAGAGTTATATTCACGATTGTTGCGGACATTGTCCTGCTGTGCAGAATATTTTTTGATAAGTGCTTTAGACTCTTCAATACCATTTTTCTTCTCTTTGATATTGCCTTCAATAACCTCAAGGTCTGTATTGAGTTTGTCAAGACGAGTGTTCATACCGGCTACTTCATCTTCCAGATCTTCAACCTCTAAAGGTAATTCGCCGCGTACATTGCGGATTTCATCGATTCTAGAATCTATCAATTGTAGATCGTACAGTGCTCTTAACTTTTCTTCTACAGTGGTTTCTTTTTTCTTTGCCATAAATTAAAAATAGCTAATAGGATTGGTGTTTATTTGTGATAAAACGATTGCAAAATTACTAATTTTTTTTGTAAGGAAAGAAACTAAAAGGTCTTTTGTGTACTGTTCACTTTCATAATGACCAATATCGCACAATAGTATATTGTTTTCAGCCGTAAAAAAGTCGTGGTATTTTAAGTCTGCTGTTACGTAAGCATCTGCTCCTGCTGCTTTTGCAGCTTTAATGGCGAAACTTCCGCTACCGCCTAAAACCGCAACTTTTTTTATTTTTTTATTCTGAAGTTTTGAATGCCGCACGCATCCCGTTTGCATCGTTTCTTTAATAAATTTTAAAAAGTTGTCTTCAGAAACTTCATTTGAAAGTTCACCTATCATCCCCATACCTAAGTGTTGGTTTCTATTTTCTAGGGTGGTGATTTCATAAGCTACCTCTTCATAAGGGTGAGAGTCTAAAAGTGCTTTCATAATTTTACCTTCTTTGTGCTTATGAAAGGTAATGCCAATTTGAATTTCTTCTTCAAAATGTGTTTCCCCTTTATTACCAATTGTTGGGTTGCTTTCTTCATTTCCGTTGAAACTACCTTCTCCCTTAATATTAAAG comes from the Marixanthomonas ophiurae genome and includes:
- a CDS encoding GNAT family N-acetyltransferase, with translation MEGNTIYLTRVKVPTELEGQGIGSSMVEQVLQKIEAKDLKLVPVCPFVKYYIDKKPKWNKLLG
- a CDS encoding lmo0937 family membrane protein, with product MRDLIWLIIVILIIGWLIGYIGFPDAVGSLIHILLVLAVIGILYRLATGRRP
- a CDS encoding class I SAM-dependent methyltransferase, whose translation is MNFQKEFNTNKETWDKKVAIHAKSDFYDIESFKKGKTSLNSFELVALGDVSGKSLLHLQCHFGQDTLSWSRIGAKCTGVDISEEAIKLARNLNNEINQSAQFVCCNVLDVSKHISKKFDIIYTSYGVIGWLPDLKPWAQMISERLKPDGVFYIVEFHPIAWMFDYLQEPPELKYGYHQKGVIYEEYKGTYADENSEIISKEYGWNHSLGEVVTSLAQAGLEIEFLREHDASPYNIFPGLIKAENQLYELPSKLYPLIFEVKVTKKGA
- the msrA gene encoding peptide-methionine (S)-S-oxide reductase MsrA; this encodes MNKIFLAVITAMLLSFQVSCQSNKKNKETEAMAQKSQQPVEVATQDGLERAYFASGCFWCVEAIYESIEGVKESISGYSGGHTKNPTYESSNTGTTGHAEAVEIIYNPDVVSFKTLVDVYFGSQNIKQVNGQGPDRGSQYRSIIFYQNDEQKQIIENKVTELEKEVGEGKVAAQILPFQKFWDAEGYHQNYEKNNPQNPYIQNVSIPRLKKFQKKFPELLKEDASH
- a CDS encoding zinc ribbon domain-containing protein translates to MAKKKETTVEEKLRALYDLQLIDSRIDEIRNVRGELPLEVEDLEDEVAGMNTRLDKLNTDLEVIEGNIKEKKNGIEESKALIKKYSAQQDNVRNNREYNSLSKEVEFQELEIQLSDKHIKEFKAQIEQKKEVIEKTKEQLDERKDHLKHKQSELDDILSETEKEEKALIKESEKYEKKIEERLVKAYKRIRTSVKNGLAVVAVERGASGGSFFTIPPQVQMEIASRKKIIADEHSGRILVDPALAEEEKEKMDKLFTKVS
- a CDS encoding Nif3-like dinuclear metal center hexameric protein, giving the protein MKVKEVIQILDDFAPLSYSEGFDNTGLLVGDTNASVSGILVTLDTLEEVVDEAIANNCNLIVSFHPIIFSGLKKITGKTYVERVVQKAIKNDINIFAIHTALDNAWNGVNAMICEKLKLTNRKVLIPKENAIKKLVTFVPVKDASTVRESLFQAGGGEIGNYSNCSFNIKGEGSFNGNEESNPTIGNKGETHFEEEIQIGITFHKHKEGKIMKALLDSHPYEEVAYEITTLENRNQHLGMGMIGELSNEVSEDNFLKFIKETMQTGCVRHSKLQNKKIKKVAVLGGSGSFAIKAAKAAGADAYVTADLKYHDFFTAENNILLCDIGHYESEQYTKDLLVSFLTKKISNFAIVLSQINTNPISYF